TGACCTGCCTGTTAAACCTTTTTCAGAATGTGTGAGTCTGAGAGATAAAGGGAGCTATAAAGGGGgaagcagctggcagggcaccaGACCAAACTGACCACAGCTCCCAAAGGGTTGTGGCCCTGGTTTGAAGAGGTGCATTCCTAAGGAATCAGTATGGAGCCTGAGGAGTACAGACAGAGAGGTGAGTGATCCGTGGCTCTTGCAAATAGGTAGCATCTACTCATGGAGATCAACTGTTGTAGGGCTGGAAGTGATACCCAAAATTAGGATGGGCTATATATTCTTTAAATGTGCACTTGGCCTTGAGACTTGGATCTGCTGAGGCAAAAATGTGTCCCAGGACTGAGTTTAAATTAATGGATTTAGTGTCTGTGGGTAACTTACCCTTTTTGGTCTTACATCTAAGATGCTGTGGGAAAGCTGCAATACTGTAATTCTGAATAAACATGTGCTAAGGGGTTATGCACAATAGCTTTTCACTGGCTTCACACCCTGAGACTGCAGTAGTACTCGGACAGTTCTGGAGATGGAGAGCCAACTTTggttccagggctgcaggagattGTCTTAAAAAGTGGAGAAAGGGTGTGGAGCAATGCAGCTGGTTTCAGAGGATGCAAAAGCAGGTTTGCTATAATGACAAGGAAGTGTAGGACGTTATGAAAATTTAATTCCTGTGAAATGAAGTTTCAGTTAATTTGTTGGCAAGAAAATCTAACCTTTCAGTAACTAAACAAACTGTACTTGTACCATGATTGTGTTTTAAAGGTACATTTGAACTATTCAGTGATGGCACTGAAAAAACCCTGTGAGCCTGTTTTAGAACATTATTAGATGGGACAAGTAGGCTGTAGGAGGGAGCAGTATTCCAATGCTATTAGAATCTCTGTCCAATGCTAAGGACAGATTGTGTGGAATGCCTGTACTGCTAGTTAGTGTTTCCATAATTGAAACCAAAACCACTGGTTTATCTCTTCCAGGGAAAGAGATGGTGGATTACATTTACCAGTACCTGAGCAATGTGAGAGAGAGACGGGTGACTCCTGATGTACAGCCAGGTTACATGAGAGCCCAGCTGCCAGACTCTGCCCCAATGGACCCAGACAGCTGGGACAACATCTTTGGAGATATAGAGAAGATTATTATGCCAGGGGTAAGACACAGAGTATAATCATGGCAGGAAAAAGTCATTACTACCTGGGGTGAACACCAAATCCTGGGAATGCACACATTCTGCAGAACATTGTTCTAAATAAGTAAAGTACCCAAAAATGTAGCATGAATCTTGTAGATGTTCTGTCCACAGTTGTGTTCCTAACTATAATTTTAGGGATTAGATTGTGAGCGTATTTTTAACTGCTTTGTATATAACTCATATTTACTTATAGGGAAACAAATTCCACAGTATGAGAAAATGATTAGCTTCACGATGTCTCTACCTGCTGAACCATATAATCTTAATTTCAGAGATGTGGAAACTGGGCAGAGTGAGGTGAAACAACTCTAGCCCAACTTCATGGATATACAAGGCTTGTTTCCTGTGCTTTGAATGTAAAAGTCTACTTCCTCTTGTACATAAATACTGCAGATTGTGCTAAGAGAATTCACATTACCAAATTGCATGTTTTATGTAAGAAGCTTTTTCAAAGCCTGTTCTCAATTTTTTTGTAGATGTTTGCAGAAACTTGCTCTGATGTAGGAGAGGCAATCAGATTACATGTACTTATGCTGGTGTCCCTCACACCAGCTCATTCAGGTGTTTAGAAGGGTTTATATAGTTGTAAGTTGCTGTTTGTAGCTAAAGGCAACTTGTTGTTTGACAACAAGAGCAACTTTGTTGCAAGGATTCCCTTtataaagataaatattttgataaatCTTTCTGACTCTGGTCTTTCAAACACGGCACAACATTCTTTCCTGTTCAGAATTTTTGTCTGCCTGTTTAATTCAGATAAATGCTTTTGCTGTTATTTGCAATTTATCTGCTAATAATGCAGTGTTATCATCTGCTAGTTCTGCTCCCCTGTTGATATTatctctgcagctctctgctgcagaTATATAGTTGCATGTATTATGTTGCTGTAatccttttctctcactttaAACAGCTAGGAACCACTATATCTCATGCAAAGTTTTGTGACATTTTCAGACTGAACTTCTACATAATTCTATTCTAGGTAGTCCATTGGCAAAGTCCACACATGCATGCCTACTTTCCAGCTCTAACTTCCTGGCCTTCACTCCTTGGAGATATGTTGGCTGACGCAATTAACTGCTTGGGATTCACATGGGTAaattttttggggctgttttagACATTCCTCTCCTGTGTGTAATATGCAAGAGCAGGTCTTAGTCATTCTTTCTTGTTCTCTGAGTCAGTACAATTTGTTTTAACCAACTGTATGTTGTTGCATAAATGAAAATTGTCagttaaaaaaacaacccaaaagaaCATGTAAGAACAAGCATTACCTAGTAGTAAGAGGTGAATGAAGAAAATATACTAGAAATGTCTGTTTTCGAGTTCTTTGCATATCCCACTGAGCATTGTTCCTTGTCATCTAGTCTGTCTCAGTGCCAAGACTCTTACACAAGCAGTGTAAGCAATAGAGCAGTCACCATCCATGGCTGCAGGCTAGATTGGGCTCCATTCCAGTTCTCCTGCTCCTTTGAGAGAACACACTTcctatttttcctcttctgaaaataattgtttGGTATCCTGGGCCAGATTATGTGCGCATTTTGtatcctcctgcagcagctacAGAGCACTACTTGCCTATGACTCTGCACACCGCAGAAGTTTCTGAAGCCAGTGTTTTCCATGGTGCCAAAGTTGCCCAGATTTTTAGATGTGTGTCTCTGTGTAAGAAAGTAGAGCTCATAAACCTGTAAGAAATTGGTTGGGGTGGTCTCCATGTAGCTGTATCAGATTAGCTTGTTGCCTCTCTTAGCTCTCAGTTGGACGAGGGATCGGTGCCCAGGGTGAATCACAGCCTGATTCtcctttttcaattttttctaggcctccagcccagcctgtaCAGAACTGGAAATGAATGTGATGGATTGGTTGGCTAAAATGCTGGGCCTTCCAGATAAATTCCTGCACCACCATCCCGACAGTGTGGGTGGAGGAGTATTACAGGTGGGGGAGATTAGACATGGCCTTATCAACGTTTGTTTTCAAGTGAATTTCTCTCTGGGTGATAGTTTTTCTAGAGGCAAAACCAACAAATTTTTCTACATGGCTCTGATTCCAAATTTGGCattattttcccaaattttacTATTAAATGTGGTAGATTATAGTATAGAAACTGCTGTTGCTTTTAGTGCTGTGTTATGGACAAACAGCAGGTATTCTTGTGGTCTTTTTAAGGGTAAATGAatcagatttcatttttttaatctgtttcaCACCACCAAATGTTGCACTAAGCAAGAGCTCCCTGGAATCAGTGCTGCGTCTGTTATTATAAGGGACTTTGATAGTGTTTGTAATTTTATGGGAAATACCATGTTTTATTTgtagaacaaaaggaaaatgtggttTATTTATTCCCCAGAACTCAGGGCTGCATGTTAATACATACAGCAGTTTTAAAAGGCTTTGTTTTGTGTTGCTGGCCCAGAGAGCTGCTCATCAGCTAATGACTCTCCACTGCGTTAGAGAAAAGCAGGAGTAGGAATAAAAGAGggggtgggcactgggcacttCACTGATTTCAGCAGATCCCTGGCAAAATAGCAATGAAGTGGCAGTTGCAGTAAATGAGCAATGTCTTTGCAGAGCACTGTGAGTGAATCAACCTTGGTtgcactgctggcagcaaggAAGAACAAAATTCTGGAGATGAAGGTTTCTGAGCCAGACGCTGATGAGTCCTCGCTCAATTCTCGCCTCGTCGCTTACGCATCTGATCAAGTAGGTTCTTGTTGTTCCAAGGAAGACAAATTGCTTCTGTTGTCTCCCTCAGCCTTTGCCATGTGAAGTCACATTTCTGTACAACAACACAGGAATGCCTCACAAGCGTGGACCagttcccctgctgctgctttctgcagatGGGGAAACTGAATCAGTGTGAGGCGAGGTTTTTAGGGCCTTGGCAGTCCTCAAGAGATTGTTTCACATGACTGAGTTCtgcatttccttcctgtttctCACAAAGCCTTGATCCAGGAACTATGTGCTGAGCTCATGCTGCTTCATCTCGTGTTTCTTCCCAGCCTCCTTCCCCTCAGAGACAGGCATCCTCAAGGCACTGTTACCTaaatgctgctcctggctgtgggcTCCACTGTTGGCTTTTGCCAGCAAACTTATTCTGTCCTTGGCCTCCTGAACTGAGCAGTTACATTCTCGTGGAAAAACTACCACAGGAGAGACACTCATGCTCACTCTCTCTTAGTCTAATTAAAAGGACTGTATCTTGTAAGGTGTTTTGCTCTATCCAGAAGTAAACACGCTTTAGGGGATTTATCTTCTtatggcagggaggagggaataGACTGAGGTTGATTAATTTCTAGAGGCTCCTTTAAGAGCTGAGTTTTGATAAATGTCCCTCCAAACACAAGATGAGGATGCCTATCATTATATTTTAGACACTAGTACCCAAGTAAGTGAAGCATTCTTTGGAATTACAGGGTACAGTTTCTTACAGCTGCTCACAAAGAAGATGCTTTCAGACTTGTACTAATAGGGATTACAATAAGGACGTTATCTCTGTATTTCTTGCCACCACTGTCTTTCATAAAGCCATAACTTATGACAGCTGTTCAGCCTCAGAGCTTGAGTTCTTactgtttttcttattttaaaggCACATTCCTCTGTAGAAAAGGCTGGCTTGATTTCTCTTGTGAAGATAAAATTTCTGCCTGTGGATGAGAACTTTTCCCTCAGAGGTGAAACTTTGAAGAAAGCCATTgcagaagacagaaagaaaggcCTAGTGCCAGTCTTTGTATGTTCGACTTTCTGGTTGGGGGTATTGACATAGTGTTATATTCTTAATGTCAACATGAAATTACATATAAAAATTTCTTGTTGTGTTAAAATACATGAAGATTCAAATGTATACaagaatttctattttattaaataaaaagttttaatGTTTTGACTGCCTGCAATAAACTGCCCACTTTTAAAGTGCTGCATCCATGTATTAAAAGAAACCAAATCCAttataacagattttttttctaggtTTGTGCAACTTTGGGTACAACTGGTGTCTGTGCTTTTGACAATCTCTCAGAACTGGGTCCAGTTTGtaagtgtcttttttttttttcccctggttttgATCTATGAAAGTATCTAGAGGATACTCTAGTATCTAGAAGATACTCTCAGATTTTTTGTGCCAAAATGAAGGAGAGCTGAGTGTTTCAGACATGTCTTAGGGATGGCTGAAGTCAGTACAAGACTGCAGTGATTTCTGTAAGATTTAGATTAGGATGCTAAAATACATTCTGTTTGAGATGGAGGAAATTTGCCAACTGATAAATCTTTAATGTGGTTATTCAGGAAATACAGATTATGTGGTACTGTTGTAGGATGGATGCATTAATATTTAATCTAGCAAAGGAGTTTTGAAGGTAGATTCTGGTAGGACATCCTCTGGATCAATCAGTATCATAGGTAAATTTCACATGGTTGCAAAGTCTATTCCAGCATAAATTCTGACCAGTAGCTGCTGAAGACCAGAGGAGCTTTCTCTTATGGGTCAGAATGTGGCTTCTATTTGTGGGTCCTTTTTTGCTTGCCACTATATCTTTATTTTGGCTTTGTACAGCTGAGGGGTACTGGGGAATTTCACTTAGTGAAAGGGCAGGTGAGAGAAATCAAATGTTAAAAAGACCCAGTCACATGAAATATAGAATAGTGAATTTTGTTACAGGGTCCATGTGGTTGCAGCATTATCCTGTATTTTAGTATTATGGATCCACACCTTTAGAATAAAACTGGTTGTCAATTGCTTGTCAGCCTCCTCCAAAACACTGCACCTGGTTTGCAGAGAGGAGAGATTAGCATGCACTTTGAGTCCCTATACCCCTCACATAACAACAATCTCAATTCCAACAGGTGATGCTGAGGGCCTCTGGCTTCATATTGATGCTGCATATGCAGGAACAGCATTTGTATGTCCTGAATTTCGATTGTTTTTGGACGGAATTGAATATGCAGATTCCTTTACTTTTAATCCTTCTAAGTGGATGATGGTCCATTTTGACTGCACTGGATTTTGGTGAGTACAGtcaaaacacaaacaacacCAAAAGGATAACATTCAAATTGCAAAGTTTTTCTCTGCACTTACTTTGCTAAATCTGGTTCCTTCTACAATCATAGGGTTAAAGATAAATACAAGTTGCATCAAACCTTCAGTGTTAACCCTGTCTACCTCAGACATGCCAATTCAGGAGCTGCAATTGATTTCATGGTAAGTTATTATTTAAGCTGATATTTTATATTGCCTATAAAATTTTCAATCAGACTGTGAAATGCCTCTCATGTTCTGGAGTATGCTTATCTTATAGCTGGTCTTACTGTGTAAACCAAATTATACTGAGATCCTAATGCAGAGAAAATAGCAAAACTTTGCAGTAAGCCCTGGTTATGAGGATTAATTATAAAATTGCTTTCAGATTGAAGTACTTAAGATTTTTATACAGGTGCAGATCCAGCCTTGTCTTTCTAATGCAAAGGGTCATTTCTGTTTATTGTGTTGCTGAAGTAATTCCTATAGATGCCATTTTGGCTGGATTTCTTGTATCTCTGATATGtaataaaagagagaaaggagtaAGCAATGAAAAAGCCATGCTCTGAAACAGCAGGagaattaattacattttttcttcagaGTAAGGTATTCATAGGAGAGCTAAGAGACATTTCACTGCAGATACATCTTACAGCAGATTTCAGTACAGTAATACAAAGGAATATTCACTGCCAATTATTTCTGCTATGATCTCACCCTAGTCCTGAAAAGATAATTGTTTTCTTGAAATCAATAGTGCTTTTCACTAGgctggagagagggagggatggaaaaAAGGATATTGAGTCCCTCTTGTGGTTAAATTGAATCCTGCACGTGATTGTGCAGCTTCCCTGAAATATTCCTTTACATGTTTTCTCACTCTTTTCCTTGGAGTAGGTGTTACTTTGTCTAGAAGTGACTACCCCAGTATCAAATCTTGCTGTATATAATTGATCTGGAAAAATGTTCAGGAAATTACAGGAGTTGAAGTGAGCACTAGTCAGTCCTAGAGTGTAAATGGCCACATCTTAAATTGATTATGCTCTTAAAGGGGAATAgccaaaatctcattttttggaaataactgaaaaatatgGGAACACAGTGTTTCTTTGATGGCTGTTTCCTAGGCTTAGCAGAATTTCAGTAATATGGCACTGTTTATCTCAAGAGGGGTTTCTGA
The genomic region above belongs to Haemorhous mexicanus isolate bHaeMex1 chromosome 13, bHaeMex1.pri, whole genome shotgun sequence and contains:
- the HDC gene encoding histidine decarboxylase, with amino-acid sequence MEPEEYRQRGKEMVDYIYQYLSNVRERRVTPDVQPGYMRAQLPDSAPMDPDSWDNIFGDIEKIIMPGVVHWQSPHMHAYFPALTSWPSLLGDMLADAINCLGFTWASSPACTELEMNVMDWLAKMLGLPDKFLHHHPDSVGGGVLQSTVSESTLVALLAARKNKILEMKVSEPDADESSLNSRLVAYASDQAHSSVEKAGLISLVKIKFLPVDENFSLRGETLKKAIAEDRKKGLVPVFVCATLGTTGVCAFDNLSELGPVCDAEGLWLHIDAAYAGTAFVCPEFRLFLDGIEYADSFTFNPSKWMMVHFDCTGFWVKDKYKLHQTFSVNPVYLRHANSGAAIDFMHWQIPLSRRFRSLKLWFVLRSFGVKMLQAHVRQGTETAKFFESLVKSDPLFEIPAKRHLGLVVFRLKGPNWLTEKLLKELSSSGRLFLIPATIQDKFIIRFTVTSQFTTREDILQDWSIIQHTAAQIISQNYGLHCINSGDGAGIPTTIVQPASDAISNVPQLYLDGGKYKTPSRKTVVQPKKLSVSPSKCVISQQVKGQEDPLDDCFPEDVQNVTKHKLTSFLFSYLSVQGKKKTARSLSCTSVPVTGNLEQCNPKAAATDKKESRANARVLSRLPEDMMMFRKGAFKKLIKFYSVPSFPECSIQCGLQLPCCPLQAIV